In Candidatus Nitrosarchaeum limnium SFB1, the following proteins share a genomic window:
- a CDS encoding biotin--acetyl-CoA-carboxylase ligase: protein MYNSYDSQGLVKVLTFLKAHNTEYLSGQDLSDVLRISRVAVWKHIKKIRELGYKIESKQKLGYRLESNTDSLLPWEVISGLKTKKFGKRAYYFESIDSTQNQAMKMASDVDDGTIIIAEKQTSGKGRSGRKWVSPKGGIWFSIIMHPKFDISAITLFPLASSLGLAYAIEKTLGIKSELKWPNDITIKGKKVAGMLVDASIESNKIEKLILGVGINFNVDVKQIEKTLKDTENFYGVASLSEQNKTIKPISLLQSFLIELEQVYNLLNSGDSKKIIREYTKRSSTVGQKVELNTDNRKIKGIAIKIDDDGALVVSENKKNIRVTSGDITHVSK, encoded by the coding sequence ATGTACAATTCGTACGACAGTCAAGGCTTAGTTAAAGTACTAACATTTCTAAAAGCACACAATACAGAATATCTCTCAGGTCAAGATTTGAGCGATGTGTTGAGAATCAGTAGAGTTGCAGTGTGGAAACATATTAAAAAAATAAGGGAATTAGGTTACAAAATAGAATCAAAACAAAAGCTAGGATATAGACTAGAATCAAACACAGATTCATTATTACCATGGGAGGTAATATCAGGGTTAAAGACTAAGAAGTTTGGAAAGCGTGCATATTATTTTGAATCTATAGATTCAACACAGAATCAGGCAATGAAGATGGCATCAGATGTAGATGATGGAACAATAATAATTGCAGAAAAACAAACCAGTGGAAAGGGGAGATCGGGTAGAAAATGGGTTTCCCCAAAAGGAGGTATATGGTTTTCCATAATCATGCATCCAAAGTTTGACATATCAGCAATTACTTTATTTCCATTGGCCTCATCACTTGGATTAGCATATGCAATAGAAAAAACACTTGGCATTAAATCAGAATTAAAGTGGCCAAATGACATAACAATCAAAGGAAAAAAAGTAGCAGGGATGTTAGTGGATGCATCAATAGAATCAAACAAGATTGAAAAATTAATCCTAGGAGTTGGAATTAATTTCAATGTAGATGTTAAACAAATTGAAAAAACTTTAAAAGATACAGAAAATTTTTATGGTGTTGCATCATTAAGTGAACAAAATAAAACAATTAAACCAATTTCATTGTTACAGTCATTTTTGATTGAGTTAGAGCAAGTGTATAATTTATTGAATTCAGGAGATTCTAAAAAAATTATCAGAGAGTATACCAAAAGATCATCAACAGTTGGTCAGAAGGTAGAATTAAACACGGATAATAGAAAGATCAAAGGGATTGCAATAAAAATTGATGATGATGGAGCATTGGTAGTATCAGAAAATAAGAAAAACATACGAGTTACATCAGGGGACATCACACATGTTTCAAAATAA
- a CDS encoding TPR repeat-containing protein, giving the protein MKYVIICILVLSLNIILVPIFAQTTNDVQILFKQANQNLLNGKYNEAILIYDDILVKFPNNISTLKMKAIALSNLGEHEKSLLEFFKILQYQPDDITAITGMGVGFGNLGEYQEASHYFNEAIMKKPDSIIIKNYKEFTEKVITKYPYIPTKKPIELEKPANMIIPDWVKPMAKWWSERQIEDKEFSSALLFLIENKIIDIPIVETKSNEDTIPDWIRNNALWWSEGTISDKDFVVGIQYMMKNGIIVIEIKKLQEDIQKEKEAELKLFEKYLQNISNNIIDEKRYIEYPNPSQDVIKKFLRDYVKWNFEEEVKVASNSFPNPAYEIIDDEYVIHYKVFVNEQPSGLPLNHVSTLQNSFLFWENQELSSNGHKAKVKFEITNQKREANVWVTWVVRNIGEGVLGHAHIGKGVVEVTLGDYNCDGEFELYDVKTVEKIMTHELGHSIGLEHVSDPNSIMYTSLKPNYAYCLLG; this is encoded by the coding sequence ATGAAATATGTCATTATTTGCATTCTTGTATTGTCATTGAATATTATTCTAGTTCCAATTTTTGCTCAAACAACAAATGATGTTCAAATATTATTCAAACAGGCTAATCAAAATCTTTTGAATGGAAAATACAATGAAGCTATTTTAATTTATGATGACATTTTAGTAAAATTCCCAAATAACATATCTACGTTAAAAATGAAAGCGATTGCACTCAGTAATTTAGGAGAGCATGAAAAATCATTACTAGAATTCTTCAAAATCCTTCAATATCAACCAGATGATATTACTGCAATTACTGGAATGGGAGTGGGTTTTGGAAATTTAGGAGAGTATCAAGAGGCAAGTCATTATTTTAATGAAGCAATAATGAAAAAACCAGACAGTATCATAATTAAGAATTATAAAGAATTCACAGAAAAAGTAATTACAAAATATCCTTACATTCCAACCAAGAAACCAATAGAGTTAGAAAAACCAGCCAACATGATAATTCCAGATTGGGTTAAACCAATGGCAAAATGGTGGTCAGAAAGACAAATTGAAGATAAAGAATTTTCATCAGCGTTATTGTTTCTGATAGAAAATAAGATTATAGATATCCCAATTGTAGAAACAAAGTCAAATGAAGATACAATACCAGATTGGATTAGAAATAATGCATTATGGTGGTCAGAAGGGACAATTAGCGATAAAGACTTTGTTGTAGGCATACAATACATGATGAAGAATGGAATTATAGTAATAGAAATTAAAAAATTACAGGAAGATATTCAGAAAGAAAAAGAAGCGGAATTAAAGTTATTTGAGAAATATCTGCAGAATATTTCAAACAATATCATAGACGAAAAAAGATACATAGAGTATCCAAATCCAAGTCAAGATGTAATAAAGAAATTTCTAAGAGATTATGTTAAATGGAATTTTGAAGAAGAGGTAAAAGTAGCATCAAATAGTTTCCCAAATCCAGCATATGAAATTATAGATGATGAGTATGTTATACATTACAAAGTTTTTGTGAATGAACAACCATCTGGATTGCCATTAAATCATGTAAGTACATTACAAAATTCATTTTTGTTTTGGGAAAATCAAGAATTAAGTAGTAATGGGCATAAAGCCAAAGTTAAATTTGAAATCACTAATCAAAAAAGAGAAGCAAATGTTTGGGTCACATGGGTAGTTCGTAATATTGGGGAAGGGGTACTAGGTCATGCACACATAGGAAAAGGAGTTGTAGAAGTCACTCTAGGGGATTACAATTGTGATGGAGAATTTGAATTATATGATGTAAAAACTGTTGAAAAAATAATGACACATGAATTAGGACATTCGATTGGGTTAGAACATGTGTCAGATCCGAATAGTATCATGTATACTTCTCTGAAACCAAATTATGCATACTGTCTATTAGGATAA
- a CDS encoding transcription factor TFIIB cyclin-related protein: MLKSTVVSGPKCPSCGDKKMITDETTGELFCGRCGFVMSEKISDTGAEWRSFANDDTNRTRVGAGTSLTMHDMGLSTVIGPANKDSTGKPLTSSMKSSIERLRTWDSRSQAHSSADRNLRQALNEMDKLKDKLALTDAVVEKAAYIYRKAMEKKLVRGRSIQGLVAACLYASCRNTETPRTLDDVAKGINIRRKDVARCYRLIFRELELKMPVVDPVKGVSRIASIAELSEKSKRKAVAILEQAKKIGMVAGKDPMGIAAAALYLACISTGEIKSQKDISIASGVTEVTIRNRCAGLRKMLQN; this comes from the coding sequence ATGCTTAAAAGCACAGTTGTTTCGGGACCAAAATGTCCTTCATGTGGGGATAAAAAAATGATAACAGATGAAACTACAGGGGAGTTATTTTGTGGAAGATGTGGTTTTGTAATGTCAGAAAAGATTTCAGATACAGGTGCAGAATGGCGTTCCTTTGCCAATGATGACACAAATAGAACTAGGGTAGGTGCAGGTACGTCATTAACTATGCATGATATGGGGTTATCAACAGTGATCGGTCCGGCCAACAAAGATTCAACTGGGAAACCTCTCACATCATCAATGAAAAGCTCAATTGAGAGATTAAGAACTTGGGACAGTAGATCACAAGCACATTCTTCTGCAGATAGAAATCTAAGACAAGCACTAAATGAAATGGATAAACTAAAAGACAAACTTGCGTTAACAGATGCAGTAGTAGAAAAAGCTGCATACATTTACAGAAAAGCAATGGAGAAAAAACTAGTCAGAGGCCGTTCAATTCAAGGGTTAGTTGCAGCATGTCTTTATGCATCATGTCGAAATACAGAAACCCCAAGAACACTTGATGATGTGGCAAAAGGTATCAACATAAGAAGAAAAGACGTTGCAAGATGTTATAGATTGATTTTTAGAGAACTTGAATTAAAAATGCCAGTAGTAGATCCTGTAAAAGGAGTATCAAGAATTGCCAGTATTGCAGAGTTAAGCGAAAAGAGTAAACGAAAAGCAGTGGCAATACTTGAACAAGCAAAAAAAATAGGTATGGTTGCGGGAAAAGATCCTATGGGAATAGCTGCAGCTGCATTATATTTGGCATGTATTAGTACTGGTGAGATAAAATCACAGAAAGATATCTCTATTGCATCTGGAGTTACAGAAGTAACAATAAGAAACAGATGTGCAGGATTAAGAAAAATGCTTCAAAATTGA
- a CDS encoding phosphoribosyltransferase-like protein: protein MNSYQNISWKEIEKIIEELSKKVLLLHKDFSSISTISRGGLVPARLLADHMGIDVILVDKNKIPVDSLFVDDIYDSGSTFKKILPKISDPSNFVYATLFARRGKKYPKQLVYSKKTNGNEYIVFPWDKLEYKRLQELAL from the coding sequence ATGAATTCTTATCAAAATATCTCATGGAAAGAGATTGAAAAAATCATAGAAGAACTTTCAAAAAAAGTTCTTCTATTACACAAAGATTTCTCCAGTATTTCTACTATTAGTCGCGGAGGATTAGTTCCTGCAAGACTATTGGCAGATCACATGGGTATTGACGTAATTCTTGTTGATAAAAATAAAATTCCCGTGGATTCTCTTTTTGTAGATGATATTTATGATTCTGGCAGTACCTTTAAGAAAATACTTCCAAAAATCTCTGATCCTTCAAACTTTGTATATGCAACATTATTTGCAAGGCGTGGAAAGAAATATCCGAAACAACTGGTATATTCTAAAAAAACTAATGGTAACGAATACATCGTATTTCCATGGGATAAACTAGAATACAAAAGATTACAAGAACTTGCATTATAA
- a CDS encoding hypothetical protein (hypothetical protein Nmar_0985) — protein sequence MSELGLGEVINDLRKKIYDIKLELDQIGGPVQDMPELITSANLLRSNEHLTKVSEKQSELISAYEQYSNSLEDITKTIFGIQNDLKNLLKEQSKLISDGKSKVSMQKKKKISKRKSSKK from the coding sequence ATGAGTGAATTGGGATTAGGCGAAGTCATTAATGATCTACGCAAAAAAATCTATGATATTAAATTGGAACTAGACCAAATAGGTGGTCCTGTCCAAGATATGCCTGAATTAATCACATCTGCAAATCTTTTACGCTCAAATGAGCATCTGACCAAAGTATCTGAAAAGCAATCTGAACTAATATCTGCATATGAACAATATTCAAACTCATTAGAGGATATCACTAAGACTATTTTTGGAATTCAAAACGATCTCAAGAATCTATTAAAAGAACAATCTAAATTGATTTCAGATGGAAAATCTAAAGTTTCCATGCAAAAAAAAAAGAAAATTTCTAAAAGAAAATCTTCTAAAAAATAA